The following nucleotide sequence is from Mytilus trossulus isolate FHL-02 chromosome 9, PNRI_Mtr1.1.1.hap1, whole genome shotgun sequence.
TTTCGTTAGTTGGTGCGTTCCATCGTCCATGTGTTCGTTCCTCCGTcccgtttcaggttaaagttttttggtcaagttagtttttaatgaagttgaagtccattcaacttgaaacttagtaaacatgttccctatgatatgatctttctaattttaatgccaaattagagattttattccattttcacagtccacttaacatagaaaatgatagtgcggatgacgcatctgtgtactggggacacatttttgttaaattcagTTTAATGTACTTGATACAATGTCATTAAATGTGTATAGTaacattattgtttttacaatattttaagataatacTATTTGGTTAAGATTAACATCCTACCACAATCGTATTTAGATAAAAATCTTTTCCTTAACTGGAAAACATTTTATGGTTGTACTTTTAAGTTATGACAgactatacaaaaataaaacttgtagGGTAGACTATATCATATTTCAGAATGAAGCCTGGAAATTCTGTGTTTTGCAATCATTAGATTTCCTGGCAATGTTTAGATTTAACTCATTGccttaaattgtaaatatttctcAACTTAGCAAAGCCGTAAACTTTCATTGTGTaagctaataaaaaaaataatcaatataattgtaaattttttattaatttgtgtcAATCTTTTTTATGAGTAAAATACTTGTTCAAGTGTCAGTCTGGATTTCAATAACACCCccattcatattttgtatatttgatcCATAAACATGTTTCATGGCAAAATCATAATCCATTGATATATTAACCCTTGTCGTGCGGGGGCCATAATATTACCCAGACCACAGTTATTTGACATCAATGGCACTCCATACATTTGAAAGTCATCATAAATGCTATTTAATTTGTAGTGTGTACATGTTTCCTCAATTTGACACTATTGATTCTCATGTTTctgacttttaatttttattttgagcTCAAATACGAACTTCAAAATATGAAAGGGGTGGGCTTACCTTCAAGGTCTGAAACATGGAGTCATGAGGACTGAAACCTAGACAAACACTGTTAACACAAAGGCAtataactactgatcatctttattatcaaaataggCCAAGGAAATGACTACTCCTGGTTGCAAACCCAGTTAAAGTTCAAAATCGgaaaaatcagattttttttcaattttggtgCATATGACCTTCTTTAGACTAATGAACCCAGATCAGTTTCACTCCGACCTATCAACTGTTGTGATAAAAGTTTCGCTTGGGTCCACTCCACATGTAAACTACAGTTGGATGCATCTATTAGCATCTCTCGGTCTTCCAGATCCagaaaaagaattgaaaaacgtcaaaattgACACTTTTTGCACATGAGAAATAACTTTGGGGCAAATAGCCACCCACTCTTCCCCGCCTCCTCACCTCAACCTCCACATCCCATGATCCcttattttagatttaataCAATCAGGGTACAgcttatttgcatatttttgcaaatactcAAAATTTAGACAATTTCTGAAAACAATTCAGCATGACAAGGGTTAACATATTCATTTATACCTCAATTAtcacatattaattttttttacatcttaacttgatcttaaaagattaaaacaacatttatacaaaaatatattattgaccCATTGACATATTACCTTTGTGAAATCTCAACTTATTGATATATTTGGTGTGTCAAAAAAGGGACCCATTCCAGCGGCACATCTGTATATACCTTCGTATATAaaaagaccccccccccctgtgCTATTAAGTCTTTCATTcagttaaaatttgaataaaatttgtcatttgttatcttataaataCACTTgtaaatacacttttatttccTATGTAAGACTCATATTCAAGGAACTAAAATCTTGTGTGGGAAGcccatgttttatttatttatttttttacatgtctgtctatgtgtatgtatatatttaggTATGCAAAGTGTAAAGATTTGTGCAATAATACCGATCAATActgataaaagataaaacatatcTCAAATAATCACTTAATAGAGTCATGTTTATACAAGAAATTTAACCAGTAAACCCCCATAAAAATGGCTGCTGTGAAACAGAGTCAGTGTTCTGTCAAATGTAATCTTTGTGAAGAAGATGTTAAACTTAACTGGAAGTGTATACAGtgtgattttttaatatgtggAAAATGCAAGAAAATTCACATGAACGTAAAAAGTAacgaaaaacatacaataattGACATCAAGGACATAAGTCAGTTTACCGATGTTCATGATGTTAGCAGATTAGATTTTAAATCCATTATCTGTGAAGAACATCCAGATGAAGCCTGTTGTctttattgtgactcatgtGATCAGACAGTCTGTCCTGTCTGTGTTgcaaaaactcataaatctcaTAATCTCTtagaaatcaaagaaaaatatgaagcTAAAACAGATAATCTGAACCAGGAGAAAATGAAAGTACAGAGTGAAAAGGAATACTGCAGTAATGAGAAGGAAAAATTACACTCTTTGAAATCAGATGAAAAGTCCAAGTATACTTCTGCAAGACAAGAAATCCTGACACAGGAATTGTATATGAAAGAAGAAGTTggaaaatttgcaaaaaatcTCTTAGACGAATTGGACAAAAGATGGGCAAAAGTTGAGAGGGAATTAGACATAGAGACCAGGAAAAAAgaccaaactataaaaaatttAGATGACAGATTGAATGAGCTTAATTCCATTATcaacaatgtaaaaatatcactgaaaaagaaaacaaaaactactgaaatgcaaaacacagaaaatgaaGTTAATCTACCATCTTCATCTCAAGTCATTACCTCTCTGCCAGATTTTGTACCAGGAAGGATAAATAAGGACCACTTCGGCACCTTGAAAGATATTGAGGCTGATGAAAATAAACCCTCAGTTAAAATTGAAGTAACAATTACAAAAGAATTTCAAACTAAACTTTCAAGAGTGTCTTATTTATGTTCATCCCACAATGATTTTCTGTGGATTGGGATCAATATGCCTACTAGGGAAAATAAAAGATCAACTCTCTTTTCTAAGAAAACAATAACATTACATAAAGTAATGccagaagaaaataaattaaaaacactgTGTGAACTGGATGTCCGCATTATAGACATAGCAACAACCCCATCAGATACTGTTATCTTAGTTACCGATGATGCAAAACTCATAGAAATTGACCAATCAGATAAGGTGATAGATTCTAAGTACAATGACTTTTATTATGTTGATTCATACCTTCTATTTATCTATAAACCAACTTGTATCCATTTCACAACAAGAAATACAATAGCAATTGGAGGAAGAACAAGTTCAAAAGACAGAGGAGCTGTTATTCTTATGGATATAAATGGAAAGGTTTTAGCAAAATATGAAACAGATAAAAAATCGGGACCAATTTTCACTAACCCTTTGAGGATAACCAGTACAAGCAATGGTAAGATTTGGGTTATAGATGCAGAAGATGACAACTGTGGATCCGTTGTTGTTTTAACACAAGAAAATGTCGTCCATGTGTATAGGGGCAATCTTGACATGGATACTTGCGAGAAACAATTTAATCCTCAATACATAACAACAACCCCTCTGGACAACATCATTATTACAGACACTTACAACCATATGCTACATGTGCTGAACAAAGATATACAACTACTCGCTCACTATAGTACTAGAGACATTGGAATACTCTATCCAACTTCTGTGGTATTCACCAGTGCTGGCAATGTCTATATTGGAAGTTCTTCTTCTCAACAGAATGAAAAGGCAAAACTATATAAAGTTAActttgttgaatattgaaaGTCATGAAGATTAAAGATTGTCTTTTTACTGTAAACcatattttaaagtattatcatttgtttgtttccttttattatgttagaaattttaattcacatataatgATATGGCACATAATTTCAAAGATTGGACACAATTTGTACAACATGTCATtttagcttttctcatcacttggcgtccgtcatcCATCGTCTGTCATCTGTAGTCGCTGCTGTTCAGTTTTACaaactcctctgaaactactaggctaaatttaacaaaacgtgtccacaatcatcattggggtattaagttttaaaaaatgtatccagtgatcaacaaagatggccgccatggctaaaaatagaagttaaaataaatgaaatgtagattttggcttatatctctgaaaccaaagcatttagagcaaatctttAAAGATGTAAAAtggtttatctggtcaagatcta
It contains:
- the LOC134685159 gene encoding E3 ubiquitin-protein ligase TRIM36-like — its product is MAAVKQSQCSVKCNLCEEDVKLNWKCIQCDFLICGKCKKIHMNVKSNEKHTIIDIKDISQFTDVHDVSRLDFKSIICEEHPDEACCLYCDSCDQTVCPVCVAKTHKSHNLLEIKEKYEAKTDNLNQEKMKVQSEKEYCSNEKEKLHSLKSDEKSKYTSARQEILTQELYMKEEVGKFAKNLLDELDKRWAKVERELDIETRKKDQTIKNLDDRLNELNSIINNVKISLKKKTKTTEMQNTENEVNLPSSSQVITSLPDFVPGRINKDHFGTLKDIEADENKPSVKIEVTITKEFQTKLSRVSYLCSSHNDFLWIGINMPTRENKRSTLFSKKTITLHKVMPEENKLKTLCELDVRIIDIATTPSDTVILVTDDAKLIEIDQSDKVIDSKYNDFYYVDSYLLFIYKPTCIHFTTRNTIAIGGRTSSKDRGAVILMDINGKVLAKYETDKKSGPIFTNPLRITSTSNGKIWVIDAEDDNCGSVVVLTQENVVHVYRGNLDMDTCEKQFNPQYITTTPLDNIIITDTYNHMLHVLNKDIQLLAHYSTRDIGILYPTSVVFTSAGNVYIGSSSSQQNEKAKLYKVNFVEY